Genomic DNA from Channa argus isolate prfri chromosome 2, Channa argus male v1.0, whole genome shotgun sequence:
CACTGAGGTTCTTCACCTCTCCACACCtctgctataaaaataaaatccttttacaacttacatgtgtttttatgtgtatgtgtgtgtgtgtgtgcttgtgtgtgtgtgtttgtgcaggcaTATGACCAGTGAGTCACTTGCCCTCACAAACAGAAAGACGAGGTCACAGCAAGGCTGTCTAAACAGTTACCAAGGCACAGGGTCAAAGACCTGTATCTGACTAATCGTTAAAACAGGTGCTTTAAGGTAAAGGATGAAAATTAAGTCCAAATGAAAGGTCTTATCAACTCACAGAGGGTTAACAGAACAACAGTTCCTCCTTAAATATTCACAATATGTTCCACTGTACTGCATATTGGACTGTATACCAATTGGTTTGCCACACTCAGAGTAATCAAACAGCCTGCAGGCTCCTCCCCATGAACTTTGGAAACATCTTTTGACTCTCCTTCTGTTGACAGTCACAGACTGTTCTGTTCTCATCTCAACCACAGGCTGAATATCACAGAAGTGAGTGACTCTAATTTTATAGTAAAGCAATGTTAGTATGTTTTtgctaaattatatttatttcactgATTGATGTAAGtgtttgtactttgtgtgtACTGCTAAACAATATTCTTGTGGTGGGTAAAGTAACAACATGTTACTCGACGTTACTCCACATGTTACTCAACATGTGGTCAATGCCTGAATAAAGTTATATGAATTGCagaatactgtacttttttccccccatgtaTTCTTATAGCATGTTTACAGTGGGGTATGATGTGGCGTGTTGTGCTTGCACAGAGCAAAGTATCTTATAGTATGATACTGTATAACAATGGAGCATGAGAGGATGCACATATATGCAGTGGGCTTGGTGGTTCAATGCTGGCTCCTCCTGTCCTAAGtgtccttacacacacacacatacacacaaatcaatGAAGGTGGAGCTTTCATGAAGAGCatcttggggtttagtgtcttcaGAAACAGCCtctacattttgtgtgtgtgtgtgtgtgtgtgtacctgcgAGACAGTGAAAGACTTGATTTTACAGCTTTATACAGCTCAGTTGCCCCAGGTATTGCCATAGAGGCTACTGCTCCACCCTGTGGTTGGTGGAGTTTTATGTGGCCACTTAAAAGTGGCCACATAAAAGATTGGATTAGTGGGTTATGTATCAGACTAACCAGCTCggtaataataaattatttgcattcacatatttagtgttttttctgactttttttgcatttgtcctTTCACTTCTGAAACCAAACGTACACTCTTCTTAGTGGGGCTTGAGAACACACAGACCACATAGAAAGAGCATGCCATagttttttcaaaaatgaaaatacaaacttAGTGCTTGCAGAATCTACACATTGAATGCAGAATTAATAAAATGATCTTTGCAGTGAGATGTGAAATAAAGTTCTCTATTTTCGTCTCTTGCCCATTAACTCAACTCATATTTAGTCAATTAAGTTTAGTTAATGTTTAGTTacaaaaacttgttttgttCTTATTTAACAGAGGACAatcttaactttattttaaaatacaatttacccAATTGCTTTCAATTCAGCTCAATTACCCGGCTAATTGCCAGGTAAAGAATTCAAGAAGTCATCTGCATAGAGGTTGATAGCTGGGCAACACTTACTgagagcaattaagttgggttcagtatcttgctcaaggacacttcgacatgtgacagaTAGAGCtagggatcgaaccagcaactgagGGGATTGGTGGAccaccgctctaccttcctgcgccacagtgtATACAAGtgtgtacaaatgtttttctggTCTTATGGCTTTTTACTGAAAAACTGcagatatttttaacaataatgtCCAATTATTTTTAGATATGTTTGATGTCAGGATCCTACTGATTCTCTCCCTGTCAGGTAAATTAATGCTTTTTCAGACAAATGTATaattcatttatatattaacataatgtaatttaaacatgTCACTCTGATAGTACCTACAGAGGGGAGGGCATTTATGATTCACAACAGGCAGAGCAGCCTGTGTATGGAGGACTCAGTGGCAGGGGAAGTTCTGCTGAAGAAGTGTAATCTGGACTCACAGTTTCAACAGTGGGTCTGGATTGATCAAGGCATGTTGATGTGCATTGGATCAACCAGATGTTTGTCAGCCCAGAAGACAAAACCAATCTGGACCCAGTCCTGCCAGGCTTCCACGGCGGATGCTGCCAGTTTAGTTTGGGACTGTGATAGAGCCAGACTGATTAGCAGGAATACATCAATGCTGTTGTCGGCAGATGGGCAGCGTCTGATTTTGGCTCAtgtcagtaaaaacacaaagtggaaATCTCTGGATGAAGGAGACATCTGTCAAGAAAAACTCAGTAAGTCAGGAACAATCACAAGAACTGAAAGACACTTTGCCATATATTATGGTAGTCATAATATGTAATGAGACGTTTCAATTTACTTGTTggctacatttttaatataaatctgcttgataaataaaaacaatccatccatttattcaaaaacaacTTTGTGTCTTAACACAATGCTGTTGATAACCAATGCAGCAAGAGAACCAGAATTTTCATCAGCAGTTGGTAAAGACATCAACACAAATTTTAGTTTGTAAACCCGAAGCTGGAACATCCTCTTCAAATTTacgaaatgaaaataatatagtttccaaaatgaacagaaatagTCTTGACAAAAATTTTGTGGTTGGACTACAGTAAATCAGTTCAATAAAGTTTTGGAGacattatttagcatttagcatttagttAATAAAAGATGTGTGTTTTCGTGTCTTGTGGTCGGTAAATAACATAGCTGCTGTGAGACGTCTGTTTGTATCTTATCCTTCAGGAGTCAGAAGGTCGTCTAATGAGCCAGATGAGTTTGAAGTTGCAGAGGGCCAGAGAGGCAGGCTGGCAGacatgacagagaaagagaaggagtaTTTCCGCTGGTACTATCGCACAGGGGATTGTAAgttcttttgctgctgctgctcctaaAATACTAAACCCTGTCTTCATCCTTTACACATCTCTATGTTGGCACAAACACGCCATAGTTCAAGATACTGATTGACAGTCCAATGGTTCCCGTGCAGTGTGCTGACAGTCTTGAGTTCAACACTGAAATGTCTGTGATGCCTCTGttcattataaaacaattacattcaCTGCTTCCTACAGCTTTATGCTGTCATTTAATGTTATATGTTGTGAAtgattttaatatattatttagatactgtttatttatttatattatttatattgcagCAACCATATGGACATTTGTGCTGCTGGGACTGGCGTTCGTCTGTCTTCTTGTTGGTTTCCTGCTGCTGGGAATGTCAGCTGTGGCCAACAAGTATGAATACAATTTAGTCAAAGTGAACTAactgtgtaattttaaaaactggagaCTGACTTTTTACATACTTTTTACGTCTTTTTTCTAAAGGAGCAGAAAGAAGATAGCAAAGTACAAAGCTGCAGCGTCATTGGCTAAGAAGGGTGAAAGCGAGTCACTGCAGATCATTTCACCACTCAAAAATGACAGCTGCAGCAAACCACCAGCATCTTCCTCAGGTTACACAGCGCTGCAGGGAAAGAATTTCTCTGCATGCGACACAGACGTGAATGGGCTCGGATCAGGAAATATTGTGGTCACATGGAAAGATGGCAACACATCTTTGTTATACTCAGATCCTGCAgtacaggaggagaaaaaggtgGAGGATCAGGAGGTGGAACAGGAGGTGGAACAGGAGGTGGAACAGGAGGAAGTGTCAGCTGTTGAGATGGAGGTCTGTGATGAAGTAAAATAATAGAGAGAAAGGTTACAGTCTAGTGCTCATGGTGGTCATCTAAACTAGTTTTTGAGGACTTGTCAGCACATTCTATCAGTAGTTAAGTATTTTAATGTCATGCCTCACACTGCTCCTCCCTCAGTATGTACAACTTTGGCAGATAGCTGATTTTATGATGCATTAAATCTGTAAACTGTCCTACAGTCACATCAGTCTGACCATTCAATAAATACTTGaaaaaaactgtcacatttactgtaatgatctaaagaaaaaaaacattttaaatgggttggtcaaaaacattaaaaccacctcttaAAATAAAGCTTTCCACTACGACTCATATAGGAGAATTTTGACTTATTATCATCTATTATgagaattatcatctttctgacagtttccacctaaaaactgagatgttacaattttgtaaaagtagaatttatggcagagttGCTGTATTAAATTGTAAAGGTACCTAAAAGAATTGGCCAGtgaatgtattttgtattaagaaTCCAGAcgtgcaaagaaacaaatactgACAGATAAATATCTGGTAAAAACTATGAAGTAGTAATATATAATTACAGATTGTGGACAATATTGCATTCTCAAAACTACAAGATATGACAACTATGTGGCAGCAGCCCTTTTGTTCACACTTTAAATCTCAAATGTTTGCTcagctaaaaagcattttagttCATGAAGCTACTCTTAGATCACAATGTTCTCTCCATTTCCACACAAACTTATCATATGACATACAACATAGCAagcattatattatttaaaacatagattttaaaaaacatggatTATGACCTTAGTTAATGCAAGGATTTTTAAGATGGtcttaaaataagttaatttGTATCCAAGTTAACTTTTATAATAAGTTAACTTGGTTAACTTATTATAAAAGTTAACCAAACAAATATAGACAGGGTCACTGCCGAATTCTTTAATGAGTCGCacatgaaatatgaaattatcttttttttcatgaaatgtaatATACACTGTGGCTCTCATGTCTTACAGAGCATTTGCATTTCAGTAGAAAACTTTAAAGAACTTCTAAATATCATTCAAGTTCCTATAAAGACCAGCTTAAAAATACCAAACTTTAAGAGACATGGGATAAATTCACTCATTCAGTCAACCACGTTCTAGGCTCTAGGGTGTGTTGTCATCCATATGTCTACACATTTGTCCAATTTTTTCACTCTAGAAGGCAAAGTGACAAgtcctgtctctgtgtgtctatACATTCCTGCTATGTACACATTATACTCAACACAGTAATGCTGTCAGTTAAGCCTGTTTTCTTaagatttgatttaaatttgcCCAATCAAAAGTAACTGAATATTTTAAGTAGACCAATAGATGTAAAGGTTTTTATCACTTGGTTACTTTCACACTGAAAACACCTAAAACGTAATGATTCTCAGGTAGGATCTGAAAGCCTGTCTAGTTCTAACTGGTACGTGGAGGTTTCTGTCAGGATGACCAGATTGTGAATGGTTCATTACATGGTTCAGTACATCATAGTGACTTAAGGAGTATGTGTTCCAAGTCTCTCTGTTCACAATTGACTGAGCTTTACCAACTGCAGTAAATGTCTTACTGTCATTATCTTTGCCATGAGTCacagccactgctgctgctcaaaCTACTGTAGCAACTTACTGTTGTTATTACAATTCCTAACTGGGAGTTTATAGATGCGAAAGAAAAAATTACTttccatgattttttttttttatgttttactcttTGGTGTCTGATGTCAAGTTTTCATACCTGATATCTGTAGAAAgtgtttgctttagttttttctcaATAAGTACTGCAGTTGTACATTCACTTTCCCCAAaacaaatttcagttttttaaaaaacagttcatTATTTCCATTAAAGACTGTTGTATACTTCCAAAGTAATGCAGTTCTTTTCGTAAAAGTCAGAAGATCTTAAAGCCTTTGAGCAGAGTTAGTGTGGGGGCCCTTCGTTTGCTTTGAGCTCTAGACGTCTTCACAGTCACCAGCTTGGCGGTGGCCGGGGCCGGCAGCTCCTTGTAGCAGGGAGTGATAAAGGTGGGAACGTCAATCAGCGCCTTGTCCTCACTGACGAAGACAGCCGGCACCAAGCGACCACGTCCCCGCGCTTCCCTTGCCCTCCTCACTGCTTCGTAGAAGACATGCTTCACGGACAAGAAGTCCAGGCAGGCGGACACCTCGAAGAACAAACAGCCAAAACGGGATGCAAGGGACTCAGCATCACTTTGACTGACCTGTCTGAGAGTAGACATCAGGACAGTTACACACTGAGCTTCTTCGGTCTCAACTCAACAAAAATGATCGTGCAGAATTTTTCATGCCGTGAATGATGTGCTTCAACAGGTTCACCCATTATTCTCTTGTTTGAAAAGACAAGATCAACAGCTATTTTCCGTTTAGAATAACTGTTTATCACTGTTTAACTGTTCAACTTTATTCAGGCATCCATGCTCTTCTCAGAATGAACTCATCTAACTCCATCATCAGGTAAACCTTTGGAAATATGTTCAATTTTTGGTTGATGAAACTGTTATGAACTCATGACATCAGTGTTAAAGGTTGGTGTGctaacacacactctcatgcTAACAAAAACCAGTCACACAGAGATACCAGCCTGTATCTGTCCATGTCCAGCTTGTTGCCCAGCAGGATGATGGGAGTTTGAGGCCTAAAGGTTTTGTTGTGCAGGGCCAGTGTCTGCAGGTACAGGTGGCTTCCTTTAAAGCTCTCCATGTTGTCAATGCTGTAGACCACGAAGAATGCGTTGGCCCACGACAGATAACGCTCGCTGTTCACTGGACCCTcctttgcacacaaacacaacagcttgAGCTGGCTGGTATCTGAACCTTCTGTCTCAGTAAACAGTTTTAGTCTTTCTCCAGCAGAGGTCAGGCCTGCTTTTTACTAGAGTTCAGTTTGATAAAAGCTCATTGTCTGCACTCTACCCTCCATTCAacacatatcaaagtgtcctCTGCTCAGCCCACCGCCATCCTAAAAATGGATCAGTACAATTTGCATACACCTTTTGCTGCACAGCCCATTGACAATGGTTCAGTATATTTTGTAGATAGGCCTACACTTTATTATGAAGAGgtgtatttctttaaaattatcataattttaataattctaCAAATACTAATACCAATACAATTACtcctactactattactactaataataataataacaataagaagaagaagaagaagaatgatgataaacatgtttctgttgttcCTAAGGACCCATTAGGGCCACCAGTATGTTGCAGTGTTGTGAAGACTACCTTTACTTCATACTTCCTCCGATATGTTTAAGagcatttttctgctttttatggAAATAATAGTCATAAAAAAGTTATGGGCAGCACAGAACTCACTtggaacacacacagcagtatATGAGTCATCCAAGCAGCAGCTGCCACTGGAGGCTGAACCTAATGTGGGAGTATCTTGAAGTGCAATGCCACTGACAGTCACTACGTGCTGGCTCCaatactttcttttatttataagaATTAGACTGGAACATGCAAAATATTTAGGTTTAGGCAGCACATTAGATTTTTTCTAATGATTTTTCTTTCCTACCAGTTGTTAGGTGAGAAATTAATTGATTGTATTTGGAAAATGCCACCTGCAATTTTTATTCGGGcccaggaccggcaccaaggtaccccttggtggctgggtggggacagacctggtgaggtgggatttgaacccacagccTGCAtgccaacccaatgctctgaCACTAAGCCATCAGGCCTCTAGATGAAAAAAACTACACCATGAAGCCAAATACTTTTGCTAAAAGATcactgaaaagcagaagtcagtgGATAGATACAAGAACCCTTGGTCACTAAAAATCTTACAGAGTGgagtttaattattaattttgttcTAGATTTTTTGGGGCATTTTTGCCTTTATACGGTATAGCATGCAGGTGCTGAGCCAGAATAGAAACCCAAGACACTCGAGTTATGTGGTGTGTGGTGTAATACCTGATCACAGGTGTCCATCACTCTCACTGTGACTGGCTGCTGATCCACAATCTCTTCTGATGAGTAGATATCCTCTGCGAGGTAGGCAAGGACGCAAACAACACCATAAATACcttacattttcacaaatgctGCACAGTATCTTTTACTGCAATGAAAGGACTTTtctgaagtaaaagtacaatataatacaactttgtaaaaagtacaatattacaAGTAAAATCCTAAATAGGACAAAATGCATAGGTATCTGTACCAAAGACATTTCAGTCGATGGATTCCCACTGCATCAGGGACTGTATCACTTGGAATAACAGACACTGATTTTACATAACATGAGAGATCACAAGACCTAAAAGTTAGGCACCATTACTTTAACACGGCTGTGAAAAATAATCATTGCAGCTGAAGTAGAAAATAGTATCAAATGTAAACAGAAGTCTCACCTAGATATGGGTCATATTCTCCAATGAAGCGCTTTGTGAGGAATTTTACTGTCAGtgctgtaaaagaaaagaaactgtctGACTGAGGCACCTCAAGGGACCTGGGTCAGAGAGGGCCCTGAGAAAACCACTAGCTACATAAATAGTAACATTTAATATCAGCAAGAACCTCATTAAATATTCCTGGATGGTGtttgtgcaaaataaaaagcaaaataaataaaaagaaggtTGGAGAATTATCTAATCTGGCACACGTCAATACATCAGACATCAGAACCACTTTTTTGATTCGTTTTTATCAGTTTGGACAAAGGAGTGAAcgaagaaagacaaagaaggcACCTTTAACTTGTGAATCTGAACTTTTTTATCTCTCTTAAGTAATTTGAATGATTTGTGTTAATGCAGACAGTCAGCTGTTTTACTGATGAAGAAACTATGTGCACACAAAAGATACTAAAACATCATTAGTACTAAATACTGTAGTTCtagtttaaacacaaactatttataGTTAGAAGCTTAGAAGGCATTTAAGTCAAacagacaaatgtaaatgtaagacaGATTGTTAATAAGTTTCAATAAAAGATGTAACATCAGACCTGATTTTCCAGATCCCATTGCTCCAAGTAGGACGAGGTTACATGCAGCAGGAATTCTGTCAGCAGAGTTACAAGTCTTCCCCTTCCCAAACATCGACATGATTGTTTCTCCCAAAAAAACGCTTCAGATACTTATTTCTGACATGTTCTCATTTATAGCAATAAAGTGCATACAAACAGGCTGTGGTGGTAAAATACATGTAtgaatttttcttctttgtcctatcagaaaagtcctgaaaaagaaaagattccTCGACTAAACCAAGTCAGCTGATAATGTTGCAGTTTATTCCTGATCCTTTGCTGTGGTCACTGTGTAATTCTGCAGCTCCCaggagagcagaaaaaaaaaacagtcctgtACGCAACTGATGCTCTGACCCTCTCCATTTTAGGAAAAAGACTTCAAACTGAGCCTGTAAGACCTGAACTGAAACATCAAGTAAACTAGAACTCTGGACATGTTTGCCGTTATTTCATTAATTAAAGGTGAACCTGGGTTTAATGACATGCCTGTTTTCTGGAGGATAGCAAATAAGTTATAACTGCAGTAAATGTCACGGATATCTGTGAGGTAATTTTACAAGCGGATTTTGTAAGACAAAGACTGTATGCTGAATACTGTAAAATGACACACTTGTATTTGGAGAAGCAGCAAAGTTgatgattgtgttttttgttgttgtattatATCAGGCTGACTaggagccatagttctgttgagcctactattcccttaactctgagcagaaatgacttcatgactttctttatgaataaaattgtagctattacaGAAATAATTCACCAGATCATcgccccaaatattacagatagatcttcatgtacagcagtgctacaatcatcaataaggctccaatccctcttagactgctttttacccatagatctctgaGCTGACTTCAAtaattacctcatctaaaccaacaacctgtctgctagaccctattccaactaagctgctcaaggaagctttacccttaatagatacgttcatattagatatcatcaatctatctttagaaacaggctatgtaccacaggcctataaggtagctgtaattaaaccattacttaaaaaaccctgtcttgacccaggtgttttagccaattacagaccaatatctaatctcccctttatttataaaatcattgaaaaagtagttgcaaaacaattatgtgatcacctttataggaataatttgtatgaagactttcagtcaggatttagagttcatcatagtacaggaATAGCACCAACGAAGTgaccaacaatcttctcatggcatcgAATAATGGACTAGTGTCTatatttgttctgttagatcttagtgctgcattcgataccattaatcacaacattttattacagagattggaacatgaaattgggattaaaggaactgcactaggttggtttaaatcttatctatcttatagattttaatttgttcattttaatgatgaatcctccatgcacacaaagattagctatggagttccacaaggctctgtgttaggaccaatactttttactttata
This window encodes:
- the si:cabz01068815.1 gene encoding solute carrier family 51 subunit beta; protein product: MFDVRILLILSLSVPTEGRAFMIHNRQSSLCMEDSVAGEVLLKKCNLDSQFQQWVWIDQGMLMCIGSTRCLSAQKTKPIWTQSCQASTADAASLVWDCDRARLISRNTSMLLSADGQRLILAHVSKNTKWKSLDEGDICQEKLRVRRSSNEPDEFEVAEGQRGRLADMTEKEKEYFRWYYRTGDSTIWTFVLLGLAFVCLLVGFLLLGMSAVANKSRKKIAKYKAAASLAKKGESESLQIISPLKNDSCSKPPASSSGYTALQGKNFSACDTDVNGLGSGNIVVTWKDGNTSLLYSDPAVQEEKKVEDQEVEQEVEQEVEQEEVSAVEMEVCDEVK
- the rasl12 gene encoding ras-like protein family member 12 isoform X2, with translation MSMFGKGKTCNSADRIPAACNLVLLGAMGSGKSALTVKFLTKRFIGEYDPYLEDIYSSEEIVDQQPVTVRVMDTCDQEGPVNSERYLSWANAFFVVYSIDNMESFKGSHLYLQTLALHNKTFRPQTPIILLGNKLDMDRYRLVSQSDAESLASRFGCLFFEVSACLDFLSVKHVFYEAVRRAREARGRGRLVPAVFVSEDKALIDVPTFITPCYKELPAPATAKLVTVKTSRAQSKRRAPTLTLLKGFKIF
- the rasl12 gene encoding ras-like protein family member 12 isoform X1, which encodes MSMFGKGKTCNSADRIPAACNLVLLGAMGSGKSALTVKFLTKRFIGEYDPYLEDIYSSEEIVDQQPVTVRVMDTCDQEGPVNSERYLSWANAFFVVYSIDNMESFKGSHLYLQTLALHNKTFRPQTPIILLGNKLDMDRYRQVSQSDAESLASRFGCLFFEVSACLDFLSVKHVFYEAVRRAREARGRGRLVPAVFVSEDKALIDVPTFITPCYKELPAPATAKLVTVKTSRAQSKRRAPTLTLLKGFKIF